In Piliocolobus tephrosceles isolate RC106 chromosome 5, ASM277652v3, whole genome shotgun sequence, a single genomic region encodes these proteins:
- the CDKN1A gene encoding cyclin-dependent kinase inhibitor 1 translates to MSEQAGNVRPNPCGSKACRRLFGPVDSEQLSRDCDALMAGCIQEARERWNFDFVTETPLEGDFAWERVRGLGLPKLYLPTGPRRGRDELGGGRRPGTSPALLQGTAEEDHVDLSLSCTLVPRSGEQPEESPGGPGDSQGRKRRQTSMTDFYHSKRRLIFSKRKP, encoded by the coding sequence ATGTCAGAACAGGCTGGGAATGTCCGTCCGAACCCATGCGGCAGCAAGGCCTGCCGCCGCCTCTTCGGCCCAGTGGACAGCGAGCAGCTGAGCCGCGACTGTGATGCGCTAATGGCGGGCTGTATCCAGGAGGCCCGTGAGCGATGGAACTTCGACTTTGTCACCGAGACACCACTGGAGGGTGACTTCGCCTGGGAGCGTGTGCGGGGCCTTGGCCTGCCCAAGCTCTACCTTCCCACAGGGCCCCGGCGGGGCCGGGATGAGTTGGGAGGAGGCAGGCGGCCTGGCACCTCGCCTGCTCTGCTGCAGGGGACAGCAGAGGAAGACCATGTGGACCTGTCGCTATCTTGTACCCTTGTGCCTCGCTCAGGGGAGCAGCCTGAAGAGTCCCCAGGTGGACCTGGAGACTCTCAGGGTCGAAAACGGCGGCAGACCAGCATGACAG